From the Prosthecobacter dejongeii genome, one window contains:
- a CDS encoding pyridoxal phosphate-dependent aminotransferase, with product MPQPARRLEVFTESVIREMTRLSNRHGSINLAQGFPDFDPSAELIEALAVAIRGPHHQYAVTWGAPRFRQALARKHSQYTGLDLDADRHLVVTCGSTEAMMVAMMTACDPGDKVIVFSPFYENYAADAILSGAIPVHITLHAPNFEFDRTELRQAFADGAKAIVICNPSNPCGKVFTREELLFIAGLAEEFDAFVLMDEVYEHIVYAPHQHTYFATLPGMWERTLSCGSLSKTYSITGWRLGHVIAPENLISRAKKVHDFLTVGAAAPLQEAAVTALDFPASYYEELQRDYDAKRDVFLGYMRQTGLSFSEPQGAYYTLLDISPLGFATDTEAAAWMTQEVGVTGVPGSSFYREPEHRFIRFHFAKKEETLRAAGEKLVEGLRRGR from the coding sequence ATGCCTCAGCCAGCACGCCGCCTCGAAGTCTTTACTGAATCCGTCATCCGGGAGATGACGCGTCTTTCGAACCGTCATGGGTCCATCAATCTGGCCCAGGGGTTTCCAGACTTTGATCCGTCGGCGGAACTCATCGAAGCCCTCGCCGTGGCCATTCGCGGACCGCATCATCAGTATGCGGTCACGTGGGGGGCTCCCCGTTTCCGCCAGGCGCTGGCTCGCAAGCATTCGCAATATACAGGGCTGGATCTGGATGCGGACCGGCACCTGGTGGTGACCTGCGGCAGCACAGAGGCGATGATGGTGGCCATGATGACGGCCTGCGACCCGGGCGACAAGGTGATCGTCTTCTCCCCCTTCTACGAGAACTACGCTGCCGATGCCATCCTTTCCGGAGCCATCCCAGTACACATCACACTCCATGCGCCTAACTTTGAATTCGACCGCACGGAGCTGCGCCAAGCTTTTGCCGATGGGGCTAAGGCCATCGTTATCTGCAATCCCTCCAACCCCTGCGGCAAGGTTTTCACACGTGAGGAGCTGCTGTTCATCGCCGGACTGGCGGAGGAGTTCGATGCCTTTGTGCTGATGGATGAGGTGTATGAGCACATCGTGTATGCCCCGCACCAGCACACCTACTTTGCCACGCTGCCGGGCATGTGGGAGCGCACGCTGAGCTGTGGCTCCCTGTCAAAAACTTACTCCATCACGGGCTGGCGACTGGGCCATGTGATCGCCCCGGAAAACCTGATTTCACGGGCGAAGAAGGTGCATGACTTCCTTACGGTGGGTGCTGCTGCACCATTGCAAGAGGCGGCGGTTACAGCTCTGGATTTCCCCGCGAGTTACTACGAGGAACTGCAACGCGACTATGATGCGAAACGGGATGTCTTCCTGGGCTACATGCGCCAGACCGGGCTGTCCTTTTCCGAGCCCCAAGGGGCCTACTACACGCTGCTGGACATCAGCCCGCTGGGCTTTGCCACGGATACAGAGGCCGCCGCCTGGATGACCCAGGAGGTGGGCGTGACGGGCGTGCCGGGGTCCAGCTTTTACCGCGAGCCTGAGCATCGTTTCATCCGCTTCCACTTCGCCAAAAAAGAGGAGACGCTGCGGGCGGCTGGAGAAAAACTGGTGGAAGGCCTGCGGCGCGGAAGGTAG
- the rarD gene encoding EamA family transporter RarD has protein sequence MPRPPTPAILSAVMAFGLWGIIPVYWKWVGHIGSDIAVAQRVVWTLALTVPLLLLFGEARAWLRDLRRGDILRTHALAAVLLGINWGTFVWAAQHGHLVECSLGYFLNPLLNVLIGCVLLGETLSRRQKISIGLAAGGVLLQMIAVGRPPWIALVLAFSFGFYGLVRRKSAQGALAGLATESLVALPVAGGFLLWASAQGRAIFGSGSELDLALVMGLGVVTTVPLLGFAHAARKLPFSLLGLLQFLAPTGQFLLGVLAYGEPLSPLSLVAFALIWSAVAVFCVDQLSKKQETT, from the coding sequence ATGCCACGCCCGCCTACACCCGCCATTTTGAGTGCGGTCATGGCCTTTGGGCTGTGGGGGATCATCCCGGTTTATTGGAAATGGGTGGGGCACATCGGGTCGGACATTGCGGTGGCTCAGCGGGTGGTGTGGACGCTGGCGCTGACGGTGCCTCTACTGCTGCTGTTCGGTGAAGCTCGGGCTTGGCTGAGGGATCTGCGGCGCGGGGACATCCTGCGCACGCATGCGCTGGCAGCGGTGCTGCTGGGGATCAACTGGGGCACCTTTGTCTGGGCCGCGCAGCATGGGCATCTGGTAGAATGCAGCCTGGGTTACTTTTTGAATCCGCTGCTGAATGTGCTGATCGGTTGTGTGCTCTTGGGGGAGACGCTTTCTCGTCGGCAAAAGATCAGCATCGGCCTCGCCGCTGGCGGAGTATTGCTGCAAATGATTGCAGTCGGGAGGCCGCCGTGGATTGCCCTCGTGCTGGCCTTCAGCTTTGGTTTTTACGGGCTGGTACGGCGGAAGTCCGCGCAGGGGGCCTTGGCGGGGCTAGCCACGGAATCTCTGGTGGCCCTGCCAGTGGCGGGTGGTTTTTTGCTCTGGGCTTCGGCTCAGGGTCGGGCGATTTTTGGCAGTGGCAGTGAGCTGGATTTGGCCCTGGTGATGGGCCTCGGAGTAGTCACCACGGTGCCCTTGCTGGGCTTTGCTCATGCGGCCAGAAAATTGCCATTTAGTTTGTTAGGCCTGCTGCAATTCCTGGCTCCCACAGGTCAATTTCTTTTGGGCGTGCTGGCCTATGGCGAGCCGCTGAGCCCGCTGTCCCTGGTGGCCTTCGCGCTCATCTGGAGTGCGGTTGCTGTGTTTTGTGTGGACCAGCTTTCCAAAAAACAGGAGACGACTTAG
- a CDS encoding right-handed parallel beta-helix repeat-containing protein, which produces MRVIFALFLFVAPALAETVIQVNPRGAIASPQAAIEQVRALRQGGEKGAVAVEFAAGDYFIEQALKLSAADSGTSTGPTVYRAAKDARVTFTGGKKVTGWKQVEDGLWQAEVKGKFEQFWINGRRAVRARTPNALGNRPGAVGGYFNAKSQAAADMFQGLSKPSFEAFVARPADYEVLKGIPKDERSEVLLTVMQTWTVGQCRIKELNDEPRAVRIVGAARYPFVEFEPDQRWYVENFRAALDAPGEWFLSQAGQLLYKPLPGEDMNTVEAIVPVTEKLLLLESVQHVRFERLTFAHTQHLYGPAGYHDGQAAAGVGAVVELDRSQHIGFQNCEMKHTGGYAIWFRTACAHSELSHCYLHDLGGGGVRLGDIKMPNEDTLTHHIVVDDCIIHSGGRLFPSACGVFLAHAADCEVTHCDIGDLYYTGISAGWLWGYKHSPSKRNRLDFNHIHHLGWGVLSDMGGFYGLGRSEGTTVSHNHVHDVGSYRYGGWGLYTDEGSTGVTLTHNVVHDTSESTFHQHYGKWNQVSHNVFAYGRKAQIQRSRAEKHASFAYENNVVIYDIPKLLDGTWYNWETGTYEMRNNLYWNSVGLPVLFHDTDLAGWQKRTGHDEGSLVADPLFVDAAKRDFRLKKESPALKMGFIPGDVSQAGVRGEGEWKKQATSLSFPDFWEVSKPWPMPPYEVREDFESMGLSFPVLPRQEIRWQNKGDSIYVVEGEAVSGKRSLKITDAPGLDPSWDPHLVLKPGFKAGKVTVAFQVRMEKGAKFFVDWRDSGQKYLTGPSLAFEGESILERRSKKKVAFPSGTWARVEMTATLGEKAPGKWSIKITPAGQPTQEFEDLPCDADWNELAWLGFVSTATEKVAFWLDDLQVVAE; this is translated from the coding sequence ATGCGTGTTATTTTCGCTCTTTTTTTGTTTGTTGCCCCCGCTCTCGCTGAGACGGTGATCCAGGTGAATCCCCGTGGTGCCATCGCCTCACCTCAGGCTGCGATTGAGCAGGTGCGTGCGTTGCGTCAGGGCGGCGAAAAAGGGGCGGTGGCCGTGGAGTTTGCGGCTGGAGATTACTTCATTGAGCAAGCTCTGAAACTCAGTGCTGCGGATAGCGGGACGAGCACGGGACCTACGGTTTATCGGGCGGCGAAAGATGCCCGGGTGACTTTCACGGGTGGGAAAAAGGTGACGGGGTGGAAGCAGGTGGAAGACGGGCTATGGCAGGCGGAGGTGAAGGGGAAATTTGAGCAGTTCTGGATCAATGGCCGCCGTGCGGTGAGGGCACGCACGCCGAATGCGTTGGGAAATAGGCCGGGGGCGGTGGGTGGGTATTTTAATGCGAAATCGCAAGCGGCGGCCGACATGTTTCAGGGGCTGAGCAAGCCGAGTTTTGAAGCCTTTGTCGCACGCCCAGCGGACTACGAAGTGCTGAAAGGCATCCCCAAGGATGAGCGCAGTGAGGTGCTGCTGACGGTCATGCAGACCTGGACGGTGGGCCAGTGCCGGATCAAGGAACTCAATGACGAACCGCGGGCCGTTCGCATCGTGGGAGCCGCACGTTATCCCTTTGTCGAGTTTGAGCCAGACCAGCGCTGGTATGTGGAAAACTTCCGCGCGGCGCTGGATGCTCCTGGCGAGTGGTTCCTCTCCCAGGCTGGCCAGTTGCTATACAAACCGCTGCCCGGTGAGGACATGAATACCGTGGAAGCCATCGTGCCCGTGACGGAGAAACTGTTGCTGCTGGAGAGTGTGCAGCATGTCCGTTTTGAAAGACTTACCTTCGCGCACACGCAGCATCTCTATGGTCCAGCGGGGTATCACGATGGGCAGGCGGCAGCAGGGGTGGGCGCGGTGGTGGAGCTAGATCGCAGCCAGCACATCGGTTTCCAAAACTGTGAAATGAAACACACAGGTGGTTATGCCATCTGGTTTCGCACCGCTTGTGCCCACAGTGAATTGAGCCACTGCTACCTGCATGACCTCGGCGGCGGTGGTGTGCGGCTGGGAGATATCAAGATGCCGAATGAAGACACGCTCACACATCACATCGTGGTGGATGACTGCATCATCCACAGCGGCGGGCGTCTCTTTCCCAGCGCGTGTGGGGTCTTCCTGGCTCATGCGGCGGACTGTGAGGTCACGCACTGTGACATCGGAGATCTTTATTACACGGGCATCAGCGCGGGCTGGCTGTGGGGTTACAAACACAGCCCGTCGAAGCGGAATCGGCTGGACTTTAATCACATCCACCATCTGGGCTGGGGGGTGCTGAGTGACATGGGCGGCTTTTATGGCCTGGGCCGCAGCGAGGGCACCACGGTGAGCCATAACCATGTGCACGATGTGGGCAGCTACCGCTACGGCGGCTGGGGCCTCTACACGGATGAAGGCAGCACTGGGGTGACGCTGACGCACAATGTGGTGCATGACACCAGCGAGTCCACCTTTCACCAGCACTACGGCAAATGGAACCAGGTGAGTCACAATGTTTTTGCTTACGGTCGCAAGGCGCAGATCCAGCGTTCGCGAGCGGAAAAACACGCCTCCTTTGCCTATGAGAACAACGTGGTGATCTATGACATCCCCAAGTTGCTGGATGGCACCTGGTACAATTGGGAAACGGGCACCTATGAGATGCGCAATAATCTGTATTGGAACAGTGTTGGGCTGCCCGTGCTGTTTCATGACACGGACCTTGCTGGTTGGCAAAAAAGGACCGGCCATGATGAAGGCAGCCTCGTGGCAGATCCTTTGTTTGTGGATGCGGCGAAGCGTGACTTTCGCCTGAAAAAGGAAAGTCCGGCGCTGAAGATGGGCTTCATCCCTGGGGATGTCAGTCAGGCGGGTGTGCGTGGGGAGGGGGAGTGGAAAAAACAGGCCACATCCCTGAGCTTTCCCGATTTCTGGGAGGTGTCGAAACCCTGGCCCATGCCGCCTTATGAGGTGAGGGAGGACTTTGAAAGCATGGGGCTCAGCTTCCCAGTGCTGCCGCGTCAGGAAATCCGCTGGCAGAACAAAGGCGACAGCATCTACGTGGTGGAAGGTGAGGCCGTGAGCGGTAAGCGCAGCCTGAAGATCACCGATGCCCCCGGCCTGGACCCTAGCTGGGATCCGCACTTGGTGCTGAAGCCCGGGTTTAAGGCGGGTAAGGTCACCGTCGCCTTTCAGGTGCGGATGGAAAAGGGCGCGAAGTTTTTTGTGGACTGGCGTGATTCTGGTCAGAAGTACCTCACAGGGCCAAGCCTGGCCTTTGAAGGAGAAAGCATCCTCGAGCGCCGTAGCAAAAAGAAAGTCGCCTTTCCGTCTGGAACCTGGGCGCGGGTGGAAATGACGGCGACGCTGGGGGAAAAAGCTCCCGGCAAGTGGTCGATCAAAATCACCCCAGCCGGTCAGCCGACCCAGGAGTTCGAGGATCTGCCCTGTGATGCCGACTGGAATGAACTCGCCTGGTTGGGCTTTGTCAGCACGGCCACGGAGAAGGTGGCCTTTTGGCTGGATGATCTGCAGGTGGTGGCGGAGTAA
- the nadA gene encoding quinolinate synthase NadA — protein MVAVATPTLVSEILRLKKERNAVILAHNYQSKEIQEIADFVGDSLGLAYHAKETDADVIAFCGVHFMAETAKIVNPTKTVILPDADAGCSLEQSCPGPQLEAFLKANAEKNYYVIAYINCSAHVKALSDCICTSGNAVKIVNAAPQDRPILFVPDQNLGSWVMEQTGRKMDLWKGACYVHVEFTRDSIQAIKDEYPDAAVVAHPECTYAVRVLADVVCSTEKMVHYCQASEASTFIIVTESGMLHRLEREVPGKRFIPGPTGHCACADCRYMKMNTLQKLHDSLRDLTPQVNMPEDIRARAEKPILRMLELSR, from the coding sequence ATGGTCGCTGTCGCCACCCCCACCCTGGTTTCTGAAATCCTCCGCCTCAAGAAGGAGCGGAATGCTGTCATTCTGGCTCACAACTATCAGTCCAAAGAGATTCAGGAGATCGCCGATTTTGTCGGGGACTCCCTCGGGCTGGCCTACCACGCGAAGGAGACGGATGCGGATGTGATCGCCTTTTGCGGGGTGCATTTCATGGCGGAGACGGCGAAGATCGTGAACCCGACGAAGACTGTGATCCTGCCGGATGCGGATGCCGGCTGCTCGCTGGAGCAAAGCTGTCCTGGGCCGCAGTTGGAGGCTTTCTTGAAAGCGAATGCGGAGAAGAACTATTACGTCATCGCTTACATCAATTGCAGCGCGCATGTGAAAGCGTTGAGCGACTGCATCTGCACCAGCGGCAATGCGGTGAAAATCGTCAATGCCGCGCCGCAGGATCGCCCGATCCTATTCGTGCCGGACCAAAACCTGGGTAGCTGGGTGATGGAGCAGACGGGCCGTAAGATGGACCTCTGGAAAGGGGCCTGCTACGTGCATGTGGAGTTTACCCGCGACAGCATCCAGGCGATCAAGGACGAGTATCCAGACGCCGCCGTGGTGGCGCACCCGGAGTGCACGTATGCGGTGCGCGTGCTGGCGGATGTCGTTTGCTCGACCGAAAAGATGGTGCACTACTGCCAGGCCAGCGAGGCCAGCACCTTTATCATCGTGACGGAAAGCGGCATGCTGCATCGCCTAGAGCGCGAGGTGCCAGGCAAACGTTTCATCCCCGGTCCCACCGGCCACTGTGCCTGTGCGGACTGCCGCTATATGAAAATGAATACGCTGCAAAAGCTGCACGACTCCCTGCGTGATCTCACCCCCCAGGTGAACATGCCTGAGGACATCCGTGCACGAGCGGAGAAGCCGATTTTGCGCATGCTGGAACTCAGCCGGTGA
- a CDS encoding diacylglycerol/lipid kinase family protein has protein sequence MNPDHRRNLCVILNRESGTLCTLGPDVVEAGLKEVFEELGCTVEIQQVPGKEVRKALENARDGGADAVIVGGGDGTVATAATVFAGHDKPLGILPLGTFNLAARDVGMPLDWKEAARALVTAPEGKMDLLDVAGNLYMCVVVLGFYPALVMGRPEYHGSWIVKSCRTMWDALRSAATYPPLHLCLQEGDRIERHRTRIALLANNDYEDIFGIIPKRRSLDAGYFTVYISKHQTRFGLLRSFIAWVMGRWKEDREIVVMHATDLEIRVTRKRRIPVMMDGELEKLPVPLRVKLVPKALLVIAPRLAEEVESEPAS, from the coding sequence ATGAATCCCGATCATCGCCGGAATCTCTGCGTCATTCTCAATCGTGAATCTGGCACCCTTTGCACCCTGGGGCCGGATGTGGTGGAGGCAGGGCTGAAGGAGGTCTTTGAAGAACTGGGCTGCACGGTAGAGATCCAGCAGGTGCCTGGGAAAGAGGTGCGCAAGGCTCTGGAAAATGCCCGCGATGGCGGGGCAGATGCCGTGATCGTAGGTGGTGGCGATGGCACCGTGGCCACAGCGGCGACGGTCTTTGCCGGGCATGACAAGCCCCTGGGCATCCTACCCCTGGGCACCTTCAATCTGGCTGCGCGGGATGTGGGCATGCCGCTGGACTGGAAGGAGGCTGCCCGTGCGCTGGTGACCGCCCCAGAAGGCAAGATGGACCTGCTGGATGTGGCGGGAAATCTCTACATGTGCGTGGTGGTGCTGGGTTTTTATCCGGCCCTGGTCATGGGCAGGCCTGAGTATCATGGGAGCTGGATTGTGAAATCTTGCCGGACGATGTGGGATGCCCTTCGCAGCGCGGCCACGTATCCGCCATTGCATCTTTGCCTTCAGGAAGGTGACCGCATCGAGCGCCACCGCACCCGCATCGCCCTGCTGGCCAATAACGACTACGAGGACATCTTCGGCATCATCCCCAAACGCCGCAGTCTGGATGCCGGTTACTTCACGGTTTACATCTCGAAGCACCAGACCCGCTTTGGCCTCCTGCGTTCCTTCATTGCCTGGGTCATGGGCCGCTGGAAAGAGGACCGCGAAATCGTGGTCATGCATGCCACTGATCTCGAGATCCGAGTGACTCGGAAACGCCGCATCCCGGTGATGATGGATGGGGAGCTGGAGAAACTGCCCGTGCCCCTGCGGGTGAAATTGGTGCCGAAAGCGTTGCTGGTCATCGCCCCACGTTTGGCTGAAGAGGTGGAATCTGAACCCGCCTCCTAA
- a CDS encoding metallophosphoesterase family protein: protein MRLVHISDLHFGAVSPDLPAFLREAILKANPELLIVSGDLTQRGRAREFEEARVFLDSIAIPQLVVPGNHDVPRWWVVWERFRRPWRHFRRLVQEDLEPVWSRPGLFVMGTNSARTAGWHLDWSRGRLSHHQMARMVKLGQAVDEDSLRVLVVHHPPAAPPQGTRRHLIGRQREFSQSVNLAGVDLVLAGHFHISYAQTLRLSGGSAARNCVLSAVSTAISHRLKGEPNGFHVIEGDARKLSIQAWTWDGMAYKPGRLWRFQRGEGKRDWQEV, encoded by the coding sequence ATGCGTCTGGTCCACATTTCGGATCTCCACTTCGGGGCCGTGAGCCCTGATCTACCGGCCTTTCTCCGTGAGGCCATTTTGAAGGCAAACCCGGAGCTGCTTATCGTGAGCGGGGATCTCACTCAGCGCGGACGCGCGCGCGAGTTCGAGGAAGCACGGGTTTTTCTGGACTCCATTGCCATCCCGCAACTCGTGGTGCCGGGGAACCACGACGTGCCACGCTGGTGGGTGGTGTGGGAGCGCTTTCGCCGCCCCTGGCGGCATTTCCGCCGACTGGTGCAGGAAGACCTGGAGCCTGTGTGGAGCCGCCCGGGGCTGTTTGTCATGGGCACCAATTCAGCGCGCACCGCAGGCTGGCACCTGGACTGGTCGCGCGGGCGGCTGTCGCATCATCAGATGGCGCGCATGGTGAAGCTGGGGCAGGCGGTGGATGAAGATTCCCTGCGGGTGCTGGTGGTGCACCATCCCCCCGCAGCGCCTCCACAGGGCACACGGCGGCATCTCATCGGGCGGCAGCGCGAGTTTTCCCAATCGGTGAACCTTGCCGGGGTGGACCTTGTGCTGGCGGGACATTTCCACATCAGCTATGCACAGACACTGCGGCTCAGTGGGGGCAGTGCCGCACGGAATTGTGTGCTGTCGGCAGTGTCCACGGCCATCTCGCATCGCTTGAAGGGCGAGCCTAACGGATTCCACGTCATCGAGGGCGATGCCCGCAAGCTCAGCATCCAGGCCTGGACCTGGGACGGGATGGCATACAAGCCGGGCAGGCTGTGGCGTTTTCAGCGTGGAGAAGGAAAGCGGGACTGGCAGGAGGTGTGA
- a CDS encoding MFS transporter, which translates to MPDPIAPDPDSLDKMKSLPKRAWVSIALVLGVSLLNAFNDNLLKMMLVGLVPKVTTGPLADNIGIWLGAMLLLPFILFAPLAGYFADRYSKRSLILVMLVAQSVILLLAGLCFHLALGDLSILLALGAFFLLATQATFYSPGKMGILKEIVGSRRLGMVAGWLQMVAMIGILAGLGLGGAWFDALYDGHKNAWWAAAEPIWWLFGVAMVAMVVGFYIQRTPAHPHVKYHHGLWWEHFKHLKESLSSLPMRRAFFGNSTYWFVASMVAAMFVDIGVALHPDLNVGGAATESSKMTLMVGIGTVVGSLFISWVNRRGVQLGIIPLGALGLAGSLFWAGLTPVNSEAFLWVLGLIGFMGGCYMVPIQTFIQDTADSEKRGRVLASMNLLDSVAGVLAVAVLVGLKALGLSFQGQFWLLGVLMLVATVYIVQLLPHYLLRFVALAIVKTIYKVKSVHHERIPKDGGTMLLPNHVSYVDAFIMGASCTRQVRFVMWDALYNIPAMTWFVKICGTVPISPTRAKDAVRTVGAALKEGRIVCLFPEGQITRHGIVNDLRKGYELMARQGDAQVVPAYMDGLYGSIFSFEGGLFFKKWPKNLRYPVTVYFGHPIPAKEATAEAVRAQILALSAEAILSRRDFQNTDHADKQQIIGNALRLMECEWVRQGETLLCLAPVGSVIHQTLLAFADMKGRVRVVTEAASISGCAENSVVAVGDATLVQKLEGVVEWSRLGKYAMLWADAQVPVSEDVTIYRGLLHQETGALIATCVPDPEMPEGERGLQLGIMPNTYGRLLPGYAVKTSVEGLEISMLTPKNPGPVVLPGIKMDERGFLLPVL; encoded by the coding sequence ATGCCTGACCCGATTGCCCCAGATCCTGACTCTCTCGATAAAATGAAAAGCCTGCCCAAGCGGGCGTGGGTCTCTATTGCGTTGGTGTTGGGAGTTTCTTTGTTGAATGCCTTCAATGACAACCTGTTGAAGATGATGCTGGTGGGGCTGGTGCCGAAGGTAACCACCGGACCTTTGGCCGATAACATCGGCATATGGCTGGGGGCGATGCTCCTGCTGCCCTTCATTTTGTTCGCTCCCCTGGCAGGGTATTTTGCGGACCGTTATTCCAAGCGGTCACTCATTTTAGTGATGCTGGTGGCGCAGTCCGTTATCCTTTTGCTCGCGGGCCTGTGTTTCCACTTAGCCCTGGGGGATCTGAGCATACTTCTGGCTTTAGGTGCCTTTTTCCTCCTGGCAACCCAAGCCACTTTTTACAGTCCGGGGAAGATGGGCATTCTGAAGGAAATCGTTGGATCCCGCAGGTTGGGCATGGTGGCTGGCTGGCTCCAGATGGTGGCCATGATCGGCATCCTGGCCGGTTTAGGCCTCGGCGGTGCCTGGTTTGATGCTCTTTACGATGGGCACAAGAATGCCTGGTGGGCTGCGGCGGAGCCGATCTGGTGGCTGTTTGGCGTGGCGATGGTGGCCATGGTGGTGGGTTTTTACATCCAGCGCACGCCGGCGCATCCTCACGTGAAGTATCATCACGGTCTGTGGTGGGAGCATTTTAAGCACCTGAAAGAAAGCCTTTCGTCTCTGCCCATGCGCCGGGCTTTCTTTGGTAATTCCACGTATTGGTTTGTGGCTAGTATGGTCGCCGCCATGTTTGTGGACATCGGCGTGGCCCTGCATCCGGATCTGAATGTGGGCGGGGCAGCGACGGAGTCCTCAAAGATGACCCTCATGGTGGGGATCGGTACGGTGGTGGGCAGCCTTTTCATCTCCTGGGTGAATCGCCGTGGCGTGCAGCTTGGCATCATTCCGCTGGGGGCTTTGGGGCTCGCGGGAAGCTTGTTTTGGGCTGGGCTGACTCCGGTGAATTCCGAGGCGTTTTTATGGGTCTTGGGCCTTATCGGCTTCATGGGCGGCTGCTACATGGTGCCCATCCAGACCTTCATTCAGGATACGGCAGATTCGGAAAAACGCGGGCGTGTGCTGGCCTCCATGAATCTGCTAGACAGTGTGGCTGGGGTGCTGGCCGTGGCTGTGCTAGTGGGACTGAAGGCTCTGGGACTTAGTTTCCAAGGGCAGTTTTGGCTGCTGGGTGTGCTCATGCTGGTGGCTACGGTGTACATCGTGCAGCTCCTACCGCATTACCTGCTGCGTTTTGTGGCCCTGGCGATCGTGAAGACGATCTACAAGGTGAAGTCTGTGCACCATGAGCGTATCCCGAAAGATGGTGGCACCATGCTGCTGCCGAACCACGTGAGTTACGTGGATGCCTTCATCATGGGGGCCTCCTGCACGCGGCAGGTACGCTTTGTGATGTGGGATGCGCTTTATAACATCCCGGCCATGACCTGGTTTGTGAAGATCTGCGGTACGGTGCCTATCTCGCCGACTCGGGCGAAGGATGCGGTGCGGACCGTTGGTGCCGCCCTGAAGGAGGGGCGAATTGTCTGCCTTTTCCCAGAGGGTCAGATCACCCGCCACGGCATCGTCAATGACCTGCGCAAAGGCTACGAACTCATGGCCCGCCAGGGCGATGCACAGGTGGTGCCTGCCTATATGGATGGCCTCTATGGCAGCATCTTTTCCTTTGAAGGGGGGCTGTTTTTCAAAAAATGGCCGAAGAACCTGCGCTACCCGGTGACGGTCTATTTCGGACACCCGATCCCGGCCAAAGAAGCCACGGCAGAGGCGGTGCGTGCCCAGATTTTGGCCCTCAGCGCCGAGGCCATCCTGAGCCGTCGCGACTTCCAAAATACGGATCATGCCGACAAGCAGCAGATCATCGGAAATGCCCTCCGTCTCATGGAATGTGAATGGGTACGCCAGGGGGAAACCCTGCTGTGTCTGGCCCCCGTGGGCAGTGTCATTCACCAGACGCTCCTCGCTTTTGCAGACATGAAAGGCCGCGTGCGCGTAGTGACTGAGGCCGCCAGCATCAGCGGCTGTGCCGAAAATAGCGTGGTGGCCGTGGGCGATGCTACCCTGGTGCAAAAGTTGGAAGGCGTGGTGGAATGGTCGCGACTGGGCAAATACGCCATGCTTTGGGCGGATGCCCAAGTGCCCGTCTCTGAGGACGTGACGATCTACCGTGGACTGCTGCACCAGGAAACGGGGGCCCTCATCGCCACCTGTGTGCCTGACCCAGAAATGCCCGAGGGCGAACGCGGTCTGCAACTGGGCATCATGCCCAATACCTATGGCCGCCTGCTGCCAGGGTATGCAGTAAAGACCAGCGTAGAAGGGCTGGAGATCTCCATGCTGACGCCCAAGAATCCTGGCCCGGTGGTCCTCCCTGGCATCAAGATGGATGAGCGGGGCTTCTTGCTGCCAGTGCTCTAA
- a CDS encoding aspartate carbamoyltransferase catalytic subunit — protein sequence MSLTPRKDLLDIASLTNEEIEFVLANAVPFKDLFKRSVKKVPTLKGQTVLTLFYEPSTRTRSSFEVAANRLSADVTHFDIESSSVVKGESVLDTVETLESMRVDYIVVRHKQSGIPSLIAKNTRASVINAGDGWHAHPTQALLDAFTLREKFKDLRGARALIVGDIQHSRVARSTSLIFRRLGMHVAYLAPGSIMPRETPEDVKLFGNWTDALDWKPDVVYLLRVQSERMDEPFFPSAAEYHKNYGLTDARVEILKERGLWLMHPGPVNRGVEITDRGMNYEKSLINQQVENGIAVRMSVLYWLKPGAV from the coding sequence ATGAGCCTCACCCCGCGCAAAGACCTCCTCGACATCGCCTCCCTCACGAATGAGGAAATCGAGTTCGTGCTCGCCAATGCGGTGCCGTTCAAAGACCTCTTCAAACGCAGCGTCAAGAAGGTGCCCACGCTTAAAGGACAAACCGTGCTCACACTCTTTTATGAGCCCAGCACCCGCACCCGATCCTCCTTTGAAGTGGCGGCCAACCGCCTTTCCGCCGATGTCACCCACTTTGACATCGAGTCCTCCAGCGTGGTGAAGGGCGAGTCCGTGCTGGATACCGTGGAGACCTTGGAATCCATGCGCGTGGACTACATCGTGGTGCGGCATAAGCAGTCCGGCATCCCCAGCCTCATCGCCAAAAACACCCGCGCCAGCGTCATCAATGCCGGCGATGGCTGGCATGCCCACCCCACCCAGGCCCTGCTGGATGCCTTCACCCTGCGTGAAAAATTCAAGGACCTGCGCGGTGCCCGTGCCCTCATCGTCGGGGACATCCAGCACAGCCGCGTGGCCCGCAGCACCAGCCTCATCTTCCGCCGCCTGGGTATGCACGTCGCCTACCTCGCCCCCGGGTCCATCATGCCGCGCGAGACTCCTGAGGACGTGAAACTCTTTGGCAACTGGACCGATGCGCTAGATTGGAAACCGGACGTTGTTTACCTCCTGCGCGTGCAGAGCGAGCGCATGGACGAACCCTTCTTCCCCAGCGCTGCCGAGTATCACAAGAACTACGGCCTCACCGATGCCCGCGTGGAGATCCTCAAAGAGCGCGGCCTCTGGCTCATGCATCCCGGCCCCGTCAATCGCGGCGTGGAGATCACGGACAGGGGCATGAACTACGAGAAGAGCCTCATCAATCAGCAGGTGGAAAACGGCATCGCCGTGCGCATGAGCGTGCTCTACTGGCTGAAGCCGGGAGCTGTCTAA